One window of the Cryomorphaceae bacterium genome contains the following:
- a CDS encoding sigma-70 family RNA polymerase sigma factor, whose amino-acid sequence MTEVELLNGCMNGEAHCQQALVVRFSPMLFTVAKRYTGNDNDAHDVLQDALVKILTALQKNYEHRNKLEPWMRSVVITTALNALDRSWVRREKQSEVLNDLAQVEPTTYAKLGAEELLKLIAALPDGYRQIFNLSVMEGYSHAEIADMLHITESTSRSQLLRARRMLQEKITELETVRL is encoded by the coding sequence ATGACGGAAGTAGAGCTACTGAACGGGTGCATGAATGGCGAGGCGCACTGCCAGCAAGCACTGGTGGTGCGCTTTTCGCCCATGCTCTTTACGGTAGCAAAAAGGTACACCGGAAACGACAACGACGCCCACGACGTGCTGCAGGATGCACTGGTGAAAATACTTACGGCTTTGCAAAAGAACTACGAACACCGAAACAAACTGGAGCCCTGGATGCGCTCTGTAGTCATTACCACCGCCCTCAATGCGCTCGACAGAAGCTGGGTGCGGCGGGAAAAGCAAAGTGAGGTGCTCAATGACCTGGCGCAGGTAGAGCCCACAACCTACGCAAAACTCGGAGCCGAAGAACTCCTGAAACTGATCGCAGCCCTGCCCGATGGCTACCGGCAAATCTTTAACCTGAGTGTGATGGAAGGCTACTCACACGCCGAAATTGCCGACATGCTGCACATTACCGAAAGTACCTCGCGATCGCAACTGCTCCGCGCCCGTCGCATGCTTCAGGAAAAAATTACCGAACTTGAAACTGTACGATTATGA